One genomic segment of Pyruvatibacter mobilis includes these proteins:
- a CDS encoding class I SAM-dependent methyltransferase: MVDLPLDISAVKGFLAQAEGEALYESARKSAALGPVLEIGSYCGKSTVYLGLGAREGGGQVLAVDHHRGSEENQPGQMFHDPDLADGHGGIDTLPHFRKTMRDAGLEDVVIPVATSARHFAHVWQQPLGMVFIDGGHTLDAALADYRLYAPKVAPGGILAIHDVHPDPETGGRPPYEVYELALASGLFKGLALVETLALLERLDA, encoded by the coding sequence ATGGTTGATTTACCTTTGGACATAAGCGCCGTTAAGGGTTTTCTGGCGCAGGCCGAAGGCGAGGCGCTGTATGAAAGTGCGCGGAAATCCGCCGCGCTCGGGCCGGTGCTGGAAATCGGCAGCTATTGCGGCAAGTCCACCGTTTACCTTGGCCTCGGTGCACGCGAAGGCGGCGGGCAGGTTCTGGCGGTGGATCATCATCGCGGATCGGAGGAGAACCAGCCCGGGCAGATGTTCCATGACCCGGACCTGGCGGACGGCCATGGCGGGATTGATACGCTGCCGCATTTCCGCAAGACGATGCGGGATGCGGGCCTTGAGGACGTGGTGATCCCGGTCGCAACGTCGGCCCGGCATTTTGCGCATGTGTGGCAGCAGCCGCTGGGCATGGTGTTCATCGATGGCGGGCATACGCTGGATGCGGCGCTTGCGGATTACCGCCTCTATGCGCCCAAGGTCGCGCCGGGCGGCATCCTGGCGATCCACGATGTTCATCCGGACCCGGAAACAGGCGGGCGGCCGCCTTATGAGGTCTATGAGCTGGCGCTCGCCTCGGGGCTGTTCAAAGGGCTAGCGCTTGTTGAGACGCTGGCGCTGCTTGAGCGTCTCGACGCCTGA
- a CDS encoding protein phosphatase CheZ yields MPQSKNSAEEKLAKIRAHLEAMSNSIATTRKEIASLSDPATTGARVEEATGELDAIVAATEGATSAILEAAETMDGVATRVAALDDGSPAAMAEAEIIGELTAEIFTACSFQDITGQRISKVVAVLKELERATGDLLGEYEGDTRPDAHLLNGPAKEGEGIDQAAVDALFG; encoded by the coding sequence ATGCCGCAGAGCAAGAACAGCGCTGAGGAAAAACTCGCAAAAATCCGCGCTCACCTCGAGGCGATGAGTAATAGCATCGCCACGACGCGCAAGGAAATCGCTTCGCTGTCAGATCCCGCAACGACGGGTGCACGCGTTGAAGAAGCCACCGGCGAGCTCGACGCCATCGTCGCCGCCACCGAGGGCGCAACGTCCGCCATTCTGGAAGCCGCTGAAACCATGGATGGTGTCGCCACCCGCGTGGCAGCACTTGACGATGGCAGCCCTGCCGCCATGGCCGAAGCTGAAATCATCGGTGAACTGACAGCCGAGATCTTTACCGCCTGCTCGTTCCAGGACATCACCGGCCAGCGCATAAGCAAGGTTGTTGCCGTCCTGAAGGAACTGGAGCGCGCCACCGGCGACCTGCTGGGCGAATATGAGGGCGACACCCGCCCCGACGCCCACCTGCTCAATGGCCCCGCCAAGGAAGGCGAAGGTATCGACCAGGCTGCCGTGGACGCCCTGTTCGGCTAA
- a CDS encoding threonine ammonia-lyase, whose amino-acid sequence MAQATDVQFADVEAAARGLAGNAVRTPLVRNAVLDARLGGRVFLKCESLQHIGAFKFRGAFWALACLDDDVRSRGVVAWSSGNHAQGVAMAAQRFGVPTTIVMPHDAPALKRDRTRRFGAEVVGYDRATESREDIACAIANREGRAVVPPFDHPHVIAGQGTVGLEIVQQLTELGETPDQVVVPCGGGGLTAGVATAMKHLHPAARIYIAEPEGFDDTTRSLRSGQREKSVPGASSICDALLVETPGELTFVINHRLVAGGMAVGDEEVRAAMRFAFTELKLVLEPGGAIALAALLAGRLETKGACTVAVLSGGNADPGLFSEIVSAD is encoded by the coding sequence GCGGACGCCGCTGGTGCGCAATGCGGTGCTTGATGCGCGGCTTGGCGGGCGCGTCTTTCTCAAATGTGAGAGCCTTCAGCATATCGGTGCCTTCAAGTTCCGTGGGGCTTTCTGGGCCCTTGCCTGCCTTGACGACGATGTGCGCTCCCGTGGCGTGGTAGCCTGGTCGAGCGGCAACCACGCTCAGGGCGTGGCGATGGCGGCGCAGCGGTTCGGTGTGCCTACCACCATCGTGATGCCGCATGACGCGCCCGCCCTCAAGCGGGACAGGACGCGGCGCTTCGGGGCCGAGGTGGTAGGGTATGACCGTGCCACCGAAAGCCGGGAGGACATCGCCTGTGCCATCGCTAACAGGGAAGGGCGGGCGGTTGTTCCACCCTTCGATCACCCGCATGTCATCGCGGGTCAGGGCACGGTGGGGCTTGAGATCGTGCAGCAACTCACAGAGCTGGGCGAGACACCGGACCAGGTGGTGGTGCCCTGTGGCGGCGGCGGGCTGACAGCGGGTGTGGCAACGGCGATGAAACATCTGCACCCGGCCGCGCGCATCTATATCGCCGAGCCTGAAGGGTTCGACGACACCACGCGGTCGCTGCGGTCCGGCCAGCGGGAGAAATCCGTGCCCGGCGCATCATCCATCTGTGACGCGCTGCTTGTGGAGACGCCGGGCGAGCTCACCTTTGTCATCAATCACCGGCTGGTGGCAGGCGGCATGGCTGTGGGGGACGAGGAGGTGAGGGCGGCAATGCGCTTTGCCTTCACCGAGCTCAAACTCGTGCTTGAGCCGGGCGGGGCCATTGCGCTTGCGGCGCTGCTGGCAGGGCGCCTTGAAACGAAAGGGGCCTGCACCGTCGCCGTACTGAGCGGCGGCAATGCAGACCCCGGTCTATTTTCGGAGATCGTGTCGGCGGATTAG